From the genome of Malus sylvestris chromosome 6, drMalSylv7.2, whole genome shotgun sequence, one region includes:
- the LOC126625452 gene encoding uncharacterized protein LOC126625452 produces the protein MLSPFPPLSSFSPGAENKDASDTEDDNEDEEDEEVDDPEDDDAGDEDFSGDEGADQEGDPEDDPEANGDRGSDEDDDEEDDDDDDGDDDDDEDEDGEEEEEEEEEEEEILQPPAKKRK, from the coding sequence ATGCTTTCTCCCTTTCCtcccctttcctcattttcTCCTGGTGCGGAAAACAAAGATGCTAGTGATACAGAGGATGACAACgaggatgaagaagatgaggaggtGGATGACCCGGAGGATGATGATGCCGGAGATGAGGACTTCTCAGGCGACGAAGGGGCAGATCAAGAAGGGGATCCAGAGGATGATCCTGAAGCCAATGGCGACCGAGGCAGCGATGAGGacgatgatgaagaagatgacgatgatgacgatggtgatgatgacgatgatgaagatgaggatggagaagaagaggaagaagaggaagaagaggaggaagagattCTACAGCCACCTGCTAAGAAGAGGAAGTGA